The following are encoded in a window of Halosolutus halophilus genomic DNA:
- a CDS encoding Mrp/NBP35 family ATP-binding protein, giving the protein MGDSDDASESERVDGGATAPSHADRRDDAAAAVREAIASADVGQDELHADLASIDGVGDVVVRDGVASVEVSLPVPSETLREHLAAGVAAAAESVERVEAVEVGFRASAADPGERIDTLPDVKNVVAVASGKGGVGKSTVAANLAVALADTGAAVGLLDADVYGPNAPTLLGLDERQPDATTDDQMVPRDTYGVRTMSMGFVAGEDDPVIWRGPLVDEFVKQLVGDVQWGELDYLIVDLPPGTGDVHLSLVQHIPVAGTVIVTTPQEVAVDDAARGLVGFARYDTPVLGIVENMAGFECPDCEGVHDIFGTGGADDLADQFDVPILGRIPLDSGVGTEDSDGDPERPPGIDVPLVGRLQLPRTHEERTGADRAPPIALRTDGGAARDHLRTAATRIAARLNQAAVELQN; this is encoded by the coding sequence AGAGGGTCGACGGTGGGGCCACAGCGCCGTCCCACGCCGATCGGCGGGACGATGCCGCCGCGGCCGTCCGGGAGGCCATCGCCTCGGCGGACGTGGGGCAGGACGAACTCCACGCCGACCTCGCGTCGATCGATGGCGTCGGCGACGTCGTCGTGCGCGACGGCGTGGCGTCGGTCGAGGTATCGCTCCCCGTGCCGAGCGAGACGCTCCGCGAGCACCTCGCCGCGGGCGTGGCGGCGGCCGCCGAGTCCGTCGAGCGCGTCGAGGCGGTCGAAGTCGGCTTCCGGGCCAGCGCCGCCGATCCGGGAGAGCGCATCGACACGCTCCCCGACGTGAAGAACGTCGTCGCCGTCGCGTCGGGCAAGGGCGGCGTCGGCAAGAGTACCGTCGCGGCGAACCTCGCGGTCGCGCTGGCGGACACGGGCGCGGCCGTCGGCCTGCTCGACGCCGACGTGTACGGCCCGAACGCGCCGACGCTCCTCGGCCTCGACGAGCGACAACCCGACGCGACGACCGACGACCAGATGGTCCCTCGAGATACCTACGGCGTCCGGACGATGAGTATGGGGTTCGTCGCCGGCGAGGACGACCCGGTTATCTGGCGCGGCCCGCTCGTCGACGAGTTCGTCAAGCAACTGGTCGGCGACGTGCAGTGGGGTGAACTGGATTACCTGATCGTCGACTTGCCCCCGGGAACGGGAGACGTACACCTCTCGCTGGTGCAGCACATCCCCGTCGCCGGGACCGTCATCGTGACCACTCCCCAGGAAGTCGCGGTCGACGACGCCGCTCGCGGACTGGTCGGGTTCGCGCGCTACGACACGCCAGTGCTTGGTATCGTCGAGAACATGGCCGGGTTCGAGTGTCCGGACTGTGAAGGGGTTCACGACATCTTCGGGACCGGCGGTGCCGACGACCTGGCCGACCAGTTCGACGTCCCGATTCTGGGGCGGATTCCACTCGACTCGGGCGTCGGAACGGAAGACAGCGACGGTGATCCGGAGCGTCCGCCCGGCATCGACGTCCCGCTCGTCGGTCGCCTCCAGTTGCCCCGCACTCACGAGGAGCGGACGGGGGCCGACAGGGCACCTCCGATCGCGCTCCGAACCGACGGCGGTGCCGCCCGCGATCACCTCCGGACTGCTGCGACCCGGATCGCGGCGAGGCTGAACCAAGCCGCCGTCGAACTCCAAAACTGA